One Sinorhizobium mexicanum genomic region harbors:
- a CDS encoding deaminase, which translates to MKKSELAERLLTVIEKDILPLTEKGVAAGNKVFGAAILRKSDLSLVLAETNNETENPLWHGEVHTLKCFYEMADKPDTRELIFLSTHEPCSMCLSAITWAGFDNFYYFFSHEDSRDSFSIPHDLKILKEVFRLEPGGYAQENAFWKSGSIAALTRDADQQTKERLAAQDARIRARYHRLSEHYQAGKDQNTIPLN; encoded by the coding sequence ATGAAAAAGTCGGAATTGGCGGAACGCCTCTTGACGGTAATCGAAAAAGATATCCTTCCGCTGACCGAAAAGGGTGTTGCTGCCGGCAATAAGGTGTTCGGCGCGGCAATCCTGCGTAAGTCCGATCTTTCGCTGGTGCTTGCCGAAACCAACAACGAGACGGAAAATCCGCTGTGGCACGGCGAGGTCCATACGCTCAAGTGTTTTTACGAGATGGCCGATAAGCCCGATACGCGGGAGCTGATCTTTCTCTCGACGCATGAGCCCTGCTCGATGTGTCTCTCCGCGATCACCTGGGCGGGGTTCGACAATTTCTACTATTTCTTCAGCCATGAGGATTCGCGCGACAGCTTCTCGATTCCGCACGACCTGAAAATCCTGAAGGAAGTCTTCCGGCTGGAGCCGGGCGGCTATGCACAGGAAAACGCCTTCTGGAAATCGGGCTCGATAGCGGCACTGACGCGCGACGCCGACCAACAGACAAAGGAAAGACTCGCCGCGCAGGACGCTCGTATCCGCGCGCGCTATCACCGCCTGTCTGAGCACTATCAGGCCGGCAAGGACCAGAACACCATACCGCTGAACTGA
- the cysG gene encoding siroheme synthase CysG, protein MSQQLSFFPTFFSVAQKRVAVFGNGDEAFAKVRLLLNTAARIAVYADAPEAAFETFLTTNRLEIIRETFAAHQVEDAVLVFAATGDASADRAIVAAARDRKIPANAVDQPDYCDFLTPALVNRAPVAVAIGTEGAGPVLAQMIRAQIDQLLSPSLGMVASLAASYRDAVERLVPRGVARRMFWRRFFSGPVADHVALGDVASARREASRLLDGADRIPGHVWLVGAGPGAEDLLTLRAQRVMMEADAIVYDALVPQAIVDMGRRDAERLSVGKRKGCHTKSQDEINQLLVKLAGEGKRVVRLKSGDPLIFGRAGEEMAALRDAGISYEIVPGITSAFAAAADFELPLTLRGVASSLVFTTGHDLAGDVLPDWARLAVSGATIAVYMGRSVAASVAGRLMKAGLPQETTVAVVENASRAERRLLHGILRELPDLETRTELDGPVMVIIGDAVAGANFGRSEPLAAGRRHGTEARDTSGAQRAEQI, encoded by the coding sequence ATGTCGCAGCAACTGTCCTTTTTTCCGACATTCTTTAGCGTCGCGCAAAAGCGCGTGGCGGTGTTCGGCAATGGGGACGAGGCCTTCGCCAAGGTGCGGCTGCTGTTGAACACCGCGGCGCGTATCGCCGTTTACGCGGATGCGCCTGAGGCTGCCTTCGAGACATTCCTCACGACCAACCGCCTCGAGATCATCCGGGAAACCTTCGCTGCGCATCAGGTTGAGGACGCCGTCCTGGTGTTTGCTGCGACTGGCGATGCATCGGCCGATCGGGCGATCGTTGCGGCCGCGCGGGACCGAAAGATCCCCGCAAATGCCGTTGATCAGCCGGATTATTGCGATTTCCTGACGCCGGCACTCGTCAACAGGGCTCCAGTCGCCGTGGCGATCGGAACCGAAGGGGCCGGACCCGTTCTGGCGCAGATGATCCGCGCCCAGATCGATCAATTGCTTTCCCCGTCGCTCGGCATGGTCGCGTCTTTGGCCGCGAGCTATCGTGATGCGGTCGAGCGACTTGTGCCGCGCGGTGTTGCACGCCGCATGTTCTGGCGGCGGTTCTTTTCGGGGCCGGTTGCCGACCACGTTGCGCTTGGCGATGTCGCCTCGGCGCGCCGCGAGGCGTCGCGGCTGCTCGATGGCGCGGATCGTATTCCCGGTCACGTCTGGCTGGTTGGCGCCGGTCCGGGTGCGGAGGACCTGCTGACGCTTCGCGCGCAGCGGGTGATGATGGAAGCCGATGCGATCGTTTACGATGCGCTCGTGCCGCAGGCGATCGTCGATATGGGGCGCCGCGATGCCGAGCGCCTTTCGGTTGGCAAGCGCAAGGGTTGCCACACCAAATCGCAGGACGAAATCAATCAGTTGCTGGTGAAGCTTGCAGGCGAGGGTAAACGCGTCGTTCGCCTGAAATCCGGCGATCCGCTGATCTTCGGTCGAGCCGGCGAGGAAATGGCTGCCTTGCGGGATGCCGGGATCAGCTATGAGATCGTCCCCGGCATCACCTCCGCATTTGCGGCAGCGGCAGACTTCGAGTTGCCGTTGACCCTGCGTGGTGTTGCGTCGTCGCTGGTCTTCACCACCGGCCATGACCTTGCCGGTGATGTGCTGCCCGACTGGGCGCGGCTTGCCGTCTCGGGTGCGACGATTGCTGTTTATATGGGCCGCAGCGTCGCCGCTTCAGTTGCCGGGCGGCTGATGAAGGCCGGCCTGCCCCAAGAGACGACCGTCGCCGTGGTCGAGAACGCCAGCCGCGCCGAACGGCGGCTCCTGCACGGGATTCTTCGCGAGCTTCCGGACCTTGAGACCCGCACGGAACTCGACGGTCCGGTCATGGTGATCATTGGCGACGCGGTTGCAGGTGCGAATTTCGGCCGGTCGGAACCGCTTGCTGCCGGGAGACGGCACGGCACTGAGGCCAGGGATACCTCCGGCGCGCAACGCGCTGAACAGATTTGA
- a CDS encoding DUF2849 domain-containing protein, translating into MVDKVLTANRLGDGISVWLDASGNWVESLQDAFVARHAEAVAALEGTGKRSFDENKVVDVNVIDVEEVDGVLRPLRMRERIRAEGPSIAYAPGYRGLSGPKVAA; encoded by the coding sequence ATGGTGGACAAGGTCTTGACGGCAAACCGATTGGGGGATGGCATATCCGTCTGGCTCGACGCCTCCGGCAATTGGGTGGAGTCGCTGCAGGACGCCTTCGTCGCCCGCCATGCCGAGGCCGTCGCGGCGCTTGAAGGGACTGGAAAGCGCTCCTTCGACGAGAATAAAGTCGTAGACGTCAACGTTATCGACGTCGAGGAAGTCGATGGCGTACTTCGCCCATTGCGCATGCGCGAGCGCATCCGCGCCGAAGGCCCGTCGATCGCCTATGCTCCGGGATATCGTGGGCTTTCCGGCCCGAAAGTTGCTGCCTGA
- a CDS encoding nitrite/sulfite reductase, with translation MYRYDEFDHTFVSARVEQFRDQVQRRLSGELAEDAFKPLRLMNGVYLQLHAYMLRVAIPYGTLSSRQMRMLAHVARKYDRGYGHFTTRQNIQYNWPRLSDTPDILKELASVEMHSLQTSGNCIRNVTADHFSGAAADEVADPRPYAEILRQWSSVHPEFSFLPRKFKIAVTGAERDRAAIQVHDIGLHLKKDGQGRLGFAVYVGGGQGRTPMIAKKIRDFLPEEDLLSYTTAIMRVYNLYGRRDNKYKARIKILVHETGAEELARQVEIEFAKLKDTELKLPDADIQAISAYFAPATLPNRAEGWGTLAGWKKADAEFARWVQQNVQAHKHPDYGMVTISLKPIGGIPGDASHEQMDAVADIAEEYAFDEIRVSHEQNLILPHVALADLEPVYRALVAAGLATANAGLITDIIACPGLDYCALANARSIPVAQEISNRFGSPERQAEIGELKIKISGCINACGHHHVGHIGLLGVEKKGEELYQITLGGSGDENTSIGEIIGRGFEPEKVTDAVETIVDTYLGLRRDKTETFLEAYRRVGPQPFKDALYGGSAQEAA, from the coding sequence ATGTACCGTTACGACGAATTCGATCACACCTTCGTTTCTGCACGCGTCGAGCAGTTCCGCGATCAGGTCCAGCGGCGGCTGTCCGGTGAACTGGCCGAAGATGCCTTCAAGCCGCTGCGCCTGATGAATGGCGTCTATCTGCAACTACACGCCTACATGCTCCGCGTTGCCATTCCCTATGGCACGCTGTCGAGCCGGCAGATGCGGATGCTTGCCCATGTCGCCCGCAAATATGACCGCGGTTATGGTCATTTCACCACACGCCAGAACATCCAGTACAACTGGCCGCGTCTTTCGGATACGCCGGACATCCTCAAGGAACTGGCAAGTGTTGAAATGCACTCGCTGCAGACCTCAGGCAACTGCATTCGCAACGTGACGGCGGATCACTTCTCCGGCGCGGCGGCCGACGAAGTCGCCGACCCGCGCCCCTACGCAGAGATTCTCCGTCAGTGGTCGAGTGTGCACCCGGAATTCTCGTTCCTGCCGCGCAAGTTCAAGATCGCCGTGACCGGCGCCGAGCGCGACCGTGCGGCGATCCAGGTGCATGATATCGGCTTGCACCTGAAAAAGGACGGGCAGGGTAGGTTGGGCTTTGCCGTCTATGTGGGCGGCGGGCAGGGCAGGACCCCGATGATCGCCAAGAAGATCCGCGACTTCCTGCCGGAAGAGGACTTGCTCTCCTACACCACGGCGATCATGCGCGTTTACAACCTCTATGGCCGCCGCGACAACAAATACAAGGCGCGCATCAAGATTCTGGTGCATGAAACCGGTGCCGAAGAGCTTGCTCGCCAGGTGGAGATCGAGTTCGCCAAGCTCAAGGACACCGAGCTGAAGCTGCCGGATGCCGACATCCAGGCGATTTCTGCCTATTTTGCGCCGGCAACCTTGCCGAACCGCGCGGAAGGCTGGGGTACGCTCGCCGGCTGGAAGAAGGCCGACGCAGAGTTTGCGCGTTGGGTTCAACAAAACGTGCAGGCGCACAAGCATCCGGACTACGGCATGGTGACCATTTCGCTGAAGCCGATCGGCGGCATTCCTGGCGATGCGAGCCACGAGCAGATGGATGCGGTCGCGGACATTGCCGAGGAATACGCCTTCGACGAAATCCGCGTCAGCCACGAGCAGAACCTGATACTGCCGCATGTGGCGCTCGCCGACCTGGAGCCGGTCTACCGTGCACTGGTTGCGGCAGGCCTCGCGACGGCCAATGCCGGGCTGATCACCGATATCATTGCCTGCCCGGGGCTCGACTATTGCGCGCTCGCCAATGCGCGTTCGATCCCGGTCGCCCAGGAGATTTCGAACCGTTTCGGCTCGCCCGAGCGGCAGGCAGAGATCGGGGAGCTCAAGATCAAGATCTCCGGCTGCATCAATGCCTGCGGACACCATCACGTTGGCCATATCGGCCTCCTGGGCGTCGAGAAGAAGGGCGAGGAACTCTACCAGATCACGCTTGGCGGCTCCGGAGACGAGAACACGTCGATCGGGGAAATCATCGGCCGCGGTTTCGAGCCGGAAAAAGTCACCGATGCGGTAGAAACGATCGTCGATACTTATCTTGGCCTGCGCCGGGACAAGACGGAGACCTTTCTGGAGGCTTATCGCCGGGTTGGACCGCAGCCGTTCAAGGATGCGCTCTATGGTGGCAGTGCTCAGGAAGCCGCTTGA
- a CDS encoding DUF934 domain-containing protein encodes MTKIWKETGFVSDDPWIVETEETKAGSNEKAILGLDAFIDVVSTGDARELGVLIAPADDVTRLAPYVDRIALVAVAFPAFNDGRAFSHASLLRSQLGFQGEVRAVGDVLIDQIPLMLRCGIGSFAVTNATAIKRLSEGRLPGITNHYQPTARPSSDAKSYSWRRVS; translated from the coding sequence ATGACGAAAATCTGGAAAGAAACCGGCTTTGTGAGCGATGATCCCTGGATCGTCGAGACGGAAGAAACCAAGGCCGGGTCGAATGAAAAGGCGATACTCGGCCTGGACGCCTTCATCGATGTGGTGTCCACCGGCGACGCCCGTGAGCTGGGCGTATTGATCGCGCCCGCGGACGATGTCACGCGGTTGGCGCCTTATGTTGATCGGATCGCGCTCGTCGCCGTCGCGTTTCCGGCTTTCAATGACGGGCGCGCCTTCAGTCACGCGTCGCTGCTTCGTTCACAGCTTGGCTTCCAAGGGGAGGTCCGTGCGGTCGGAGATGTCTTGATCGACCAGATCCCGCTGATGCTGCGTTGTGGTATCGGGAGTTTCGCGGTGACGAATGCGACGGCGATCAAGCGGCTCTCGGAAGGGCGTTTGCCGGGCATCACCAATCACTATCAGCCGACTGCTAGGCCGTCTTCGGACGCCAAATCCTACAGTTGGCGGCGCGTCTCCTGA
- a CDS encoding ferredoxin--NADP reductase, producing MNAPAKTEDFAIQAPAGVFVETVTSVTHYTDRLFRFRMTRPQEFRFRSGEFAMIGLMVGDKPVYRAYSIASPAWDEELEFFSIKVPDGPLTSHLQKIKPGDQVLMRKKPTGTLVLDALVPGRRLYMFSTGTGIAPFASLIRDPETYEKFEEVILTHTCRDVAELKYGFDLMDEIRNHEFLNEIVGDKLRHYATVTREGYPFKGRITDLMTNGKFFADLGLPPLDPAIDRGMICGSTAMLKDTKEILEAAGLTEGANNKPAEFVIERAFVG from the coding sequence ATGAATGCTCCGGCAAAAACGGAAGATTTCGCGATCCAGGCACCGGCAGGTGTCTTTGTCGAGACGGTCACGAGTGTCACGCACTATACGGACCGGCTCTTCCGTTTCCGTATGACGCGTCCCCAGGAGTTTCGTTTCCGCTCCGGTGAATTCGCGATGATCGGCCTCATGGTCGGTGACAAGCCCGTCTATCGCGCCTATTCGATTGCGAGCCCCGCGTGGGACGAAGAGCTCGAGTTTTTCTCGATCAAGGTTCCGGACGGTCCGCTGACGTCGCATCTGCAGAAGATCAAGCCGGGCGACCAGGTTCTCATGCGCAAGAAGCCGACCGGCACACTGGTGCTCGATGCGCTGGTGCCGGGCCGCAGGCTTTACATGTTCTCGACCGGTACCGGCATTGCCCCCTTCGCGAGCCTCATCCGCGACCCGGAAACCTACGAGAAGTTCGAGGAAGTCATTCTTACGCATACCTGCCGTGACGTGGCGGAACTGAAGTACGGCTTCGACCTCATGGACGAGATCCGTAACCACGAGTTCCTGAACGAGATTGTTGGCGACAAGCTTCGCCACTATGCGACGGTGACGCGCGAAGGCTATCCGTTCAAGGGCCGCATCACCGACCTGATGACCAACGGCAAGTTCTTCGCGGATCTGGGCCTGCCGCCGCTTGACCCGGCGATCGATCGCGGCATGATCTGCGGTTCCACGGCAATGCTGAAGGACACCAAGGAAATTCTGGAAGCTGCCGGCTTGACTGAAGGCGCGAACAACAAGCCTGCCGAATTCGTCATCGAGCGCGCATTCGTCGGCTGA
- a CDS encoding GntR family transcriptional regulator yields the protein MPVQSQAHLAYLALERLIITLKLGPGSLVTERQLIELAEHGRTPVREAIQKLAWQGLIDIRARVGLQITTIRPEDRAHVMQTRQRLEPLAAALVAQNASPEIRQAINGCEQTMTTCSDRGDMEGFLVADKTFDEIMEDACPNRFLTAALAPLQTHARRIWFASAAPEKMRASVERHVRVMRAIQAGDGEGAATAMSGLMGYLAEA from the coding sequence ATGCCAGTCCAGTCCCAGGCCCACCTCGCCTATCTCGCGCTCGAACGCCTCATCATCACGCTCAAGCTCGGGCCCGGATCGCTCGTTACCGAGCGCCAACTCATCGAACTCGCCGAGCATGGCCGCACGCCGGTTCGAGAAGCGATCCAGAAACTTGCCTGGCAGGGTCTCATCGACATTCGTGCTCGGGTGGGACTGCAGATCACGACCATCCGGCCGGAGGATCGCGCCCACGTGATGCAGACGCGCCAACGGCTGGAGCCGCTGGCGGCCGCCCTCGTGGCACAGAACGCGTCCCCCGAGATCCGGCAGGCGATCAACGGCTGCGAGCAGACGATGACGACGTGTTCGGATCGAGGCGACATGGAGGGTTTCCTCGTTGCCGACAAGACCTTCGACGAGATCATGGAGGACGCCTGTCCGAACCGCTTCCTGACGGCAGCGCTTGCGCCGTTGCAGACCCACGCGCGCCGCATATGGTTTGCGTCGGCGGCGCCGGAAAAAATGAGGGCATCGGTGGAGCGCCACGTCAGGGTGATGCGCGCGATTCAGGCGGGAGACGGCGAAGGCGCCGCCACTGCCATGTCCGGATTGATGGGTTATCTGGCGGAGGCTTGA
- a CDS encoding amino acid ABC transporter ATP-binding protein, which produces MASTATASKMTVSSTEVAIEITNMNKWYGDFHVLRDINLKVMRGERIVIAGPSGSGKSTMIRCINRLEEHQKGKIVVDGIELTNDLKKIDEVRREVGMVFQHFNLFPHLTILENCTLAPIWVRKMPKKQAEEIAMHFLRRVKIPEQAHKYPGQLSGGQQQRVAIARSLCMNPKIMLFDEPTSALDPEMIKEVLDTMVGLAEEGMTMLCVTHEMGFARQVANRVIFMDQGQIVEQNSPAEFFDHPQHERTKLFLSQILH; this is translated from the coding sequence ATGGCAAGCACTGCCACTGCATCGAAGATGACCGTGTCCAGCACGGAAGTCGCGATCGAAATTACCAACATGAACAAGTGGTACGGTGATTTCCACGTGCTGCGCGACATCAATCTCAAGGTGATGCGCGGCGAGCGCATCGTCATTGCCGGCCCGTCGGGCTCCGGCAAATCGACGATGATTCGCTGCATCAATCGCCTCGAGGAGCACCAGAAGGGCAAGATCGTAGTTGATGGAATCGAGCTCACCAACGACCTGAAAAAGATCGATGAAGTGCGCCGCGAAGTCGGCATGGTCTTCCAGCACTTCAATCTTTTTCCGCATCTGACGATCCTTGAAAACTGCACGCTGGCGCCGATCTGGGTGCGCAAGATGCCGAAAAAGCAGGCGGAGGAAATCGCGATGCATTTCCTCAGACGCGTCAAGATTCCTGAGCAGGCCCACAAATATCCGGGCCAGCTTTCGGGCGGCCAGCAGCAGCGCGTCGCGATTGCTCGTTCGCTCTGCATGAATCCGAAGATCATGCTGTTCGACGAGCCGACTTCCGCGCTCGACCCGGAAATGATCAAGGAAGTGCTGGACACGATGGTCGGTCTCGCCGAGGAAGGCATGACGATGCTGTGCGTGACGCATGAAATGGGCTTCGCGCGTCAGGTCGCCAACCGCGTGATCTTCATGGACCAAGGCCAGATCGTCGAACAGAATTCGCCGGCCGAATTCTTCGACCATCCGCAGCACGAGCGCACGAAACTGTTCCTCAGCCAGATCCTGCACTGA